The proteins below come from a single Strix uralensis isolate ZFMK-TIS-50842 chromosome 8, bStrUra1, whole genome shotgun sequence genomic window:
- the BRINP2 gene encoding BMP/retinoic acid-inducible neural-specific protein 2 isoform X2 — protein MGWQDLPRADGPPPMLPWPLALLALSACCRWGVAGAAGSTVPQQHAAPATPSSSSSSSSSSGRAPLDWLLTDRGPFYRAQEYVDFMERYRQGFTTRYRIYREFARWKVNNLALERKDFFGLPLPLAPEFIRNIRLLGRRPSPQQITDSLIKKYGTHFLLAATLGGEESLTIFVDKRKLSRRAEPTGGAGNSSGVSLETLHQLAASYFIDRESTLRRLHHIQIATAAIKVTETRTGPLGCSNYDNLDSVSSVLVQSPENKVQLQEEFQALVKRLPGDRFLNRTVISHFWAMDLDVQHRYQQLGTSLKLLSRKTHRLIRRLFNLSKRCHQQPRFKLPKERSLPYWWSRAQSLLYCSETTVPGTFLEESHSCTCPPDQPSCQGSIPCALGEGPACASCAEDNSTRCGTCNHGYVLAQGFCRPEVADSLEHYLGLETDLQDLELKYLLQKRDSRIEVHSIFISNDMRLGSWFDPSWRKRMLLTLKSNKYKPGLVHVMLALSLQICLTKNSTLEPVMAIYVNPFGGSHSESWFMPVSEGSFPDWERTNVDASAQCQNWTLTLGNKWKTFFETVHVYLRSRIKSLDDSSNETIYYEPLEMADPSKNLGYMKINSLQVFGYSLPFEPDAIHDLILQLDYPYTQGSQDSAMLQLLEIRDRVNRLSPPGKTRLDLFTCLLRHRLKLANNEVVRIQSSLRAFNAKLPNAVEQETGKLCS, from the exons ATGGGGTGGCAGGACCTCCCGCGTGCTGACGGGCCCCCGCCGATGCTCCCGTGGCCACTGGCCCTCCTGGCCCTGAGCGCGTGCTGCCGCTGGGGGGTGGCCGGCGCGGCGGGCAGCACGGTGCCCCAGCAGCATGCTGCCCCCGCAACCCCTTcgtcctcctcctcatcctcctcttcctctggccGGGCACCCCTCGACTGGCTCCTCACCGACCGCGGACCCTTTTACCGAGCCCAGGAGTACGTGGACTTCATGGAGCGCTACCGGCAGGGTTTCACCACCAGGTACAGGATCTACAG AGAGTTTGCTCGTTGGAAGGTGAATAATTTGGCCTTGGAGAGGAAAGACTTCTTTGGCCTGCCACTTCCCTTGGCCCCTGAATTCATCCGCAACATCCGCCTGCTGGGACGCCGACCCAGTCCCCAGCAGATCACCGACAGCCTCATTAAAAAGTATGGGACCCACTTCTTGCTCGCCGCCACGCTGGGAG GAGAGGAGTCCCTGACCATATTTGTGGACAAGCGCAAGCTGAGCCGGAGGGCAGAACCCACCGGGGGGGCCGGGAACAGCTCTGGGGTCTCACTGGAGACCCTGCACCAGCTGGCAGCCTCCTACTTCATCGACCGGGAGAGCACACTGCGCCGGCTCCACCACATCCAGATCGCCACGGCTGCCATCAAG GTGACCGAAACACGGACGGGGCCGCTCGGCTGCAGCAACTATGACAACCTGGACTCAGTGAGCTCCGTCCTGGTGCAGAGCCCCGAGAACAAAGTGCAGCTCCAAG AGGAGTTTCAGGCCCTGGTGAAGAGGCTCCCCGGGGACCGTTTCCTGAACAGGACAGTCATCTCCCACTTCTGGGCCATGGACCTGGACGTCCAGCATCGCTACCAGCAGCTGGGCACCAGCTTGAAGCTGCTCTCCAGGAAAACCCACCGACTCATCCGACGGCTCTTCAACCTCAGCAAACGCTGCCACCAGCAACCTCGCTTCAAACTGCCGAAGGAGAG GTCCCTCCCTTACTGGTGGAGCCGTGCACAGTCGCTCCTGTACTGCAGTGAGACCACTGTGCCTGGGACCTTCCTGGAGGAAAGCCACAGCTGCACGTGTCCCCCCGACCAGCCCTCCTGCCAGGGCTCCATACCGTGTGCCTTGGGCGAGGGGCCAGCCTGCGCCAGCTGTGCCGAGGACAACAGCACCCGCTGCGGGACCTGCAACCACGGCTACGTGCTTGCCCAGGGCTTCTGCCGCCCCGAGGTGGCTGACTCGCTGGAGCACTATCTGGGGCTGGAGACAGACCTGCAGGACTTGGAGCTCAAGTACCTCCTGCAGAAACGGGACAGCCGCATCGAGGTGCACTCCATCTTCATCAGCAACGACATGCGCCTGGGGAGCTGGTTTGACCCCTCCTGGAGGAAGCGTATGCTCTTGACCCTGAAGAGCAACAAGTACAAGCCTGGGCTGGTTCATGTGATGTTGGCCCTCTCCCTGCAGATCTGCCTCACCAAGAACAGCACGCTGGAACCTGTCATGGCCATTTACGTCAACCCCTTTGGGGGAAGCCACTCGGAGAGCTGGTTCATGCCCGTCAGTGAGGGCAGCTTCCCAGACTGGGAAAGGACTAACGTAGATGCCTCTGCCCAGTGTCAAAACTGGACGCTCACCTTGGGCAACAAGTGGAAGACCTTCTTTGAAACGGTCCACGTCTACTTGCGGAGCCGCATCAAGTCTCTGGATGACAGCTCCAATGAGACGATCTACTATGAACCCTTGGAGATGGCAGATCCCTCCAAGAACCTGGGGTACATGAAAATCAACAGCTTGCAAGTCTTTGGCTACAGCCTGCCCTTTGAACCGGATGCTATCCATGACCTGATCCTTCAGCTGGACTACCCCTATACCCAGGGATCCCAGGACTCGGCCATGCTCCAGCTGTTGGAGATCAGGGACAGGGTGAACAGGTTGTCACCCCCTGGCAAAACCCGCCTCGACCTCTTCACGTGCTTGCTCCGCCACAGGCTCAAGTTGGCCAACAATGAGGTGGTGAGGATCCAGTCCTCCTTGAGGGCCTTCAACGCCAAGCTGCCCAACGCGGTAGAACAGGAGACAGGCAAGCTGTGCAGCTAA
- the BRINP2 gene encoding BMP/retinoic acid-inducible neural-specific protein 2 isoform X1, producing the protein MGWQDLPRADGPPPMLPWPLALLALSACCRWGVAGAAGSTVPQQHAAPATPSSSSSSSSSSGRAPLDWLLTDRGPFYRAQEYVDFMERYRQGFTTRYRIYREFARWKVNNLALERKDFFGLPLPLAPEFIRNIRLLGRRPSPQQITDSLIKKYGTHFLLAATLGGEESLTIFVDKRKLSRRAEPTGGAGNSSGVSLETLHQLAASYFIDRESTLRRLHHIQIATAAIKVTETRTGPLGCSNYDNLDSVSSVLVQSPENKVQLQGLQTVLPSYLRERFVAAALSYIACSSAGELVCRRSDCRCQCQPTFPRCNCPEADVQALENSLTQLQRAWESHHGQFEESEEFQALVKRLPGDRFLNRTVISHFWAMDLDVQHRYQQLGTSLKLLSRKTHRLIRRLFNLSKRCHQQPRFKLPKERSLPYWWSRAQSLLYCSETTVPGTFLEESHSCTCPPDQPSCQGSIPCALGEGPACASCAEDNSTRCGTCNHGYVLAQGFCRPEVADSLEHYLGLETDLQDLELKYLLQKRDSRIEVHSIFISNDMRLGSWFDPSWRKRMLLTLKSNKYKPGLVHVMLALSLQICLTKNSTLEPVMAIYVNPFGGSHSESWFMPVSEGSFPDWERTNVDASAQCQNWTLTLGNKWKTFFETVHVYLRSRIKSLDDSSNETIYYEPLEMADPSKNLGYMKINSLQVFGYSLPFEPDAIHDLILQLDYPYTQGSQDSAMLQLLEIRDRVNRLSPPGKTRLDLFTCLLRHRLKLANNEVVRIQSSLRAFNAKLPNAVEQETGKLCS; encoded by the exons ATGGGGTGGCAGGACCTCCCGCGTGCTGACGGGCCCCCGCCGATGCTCCCGTGGCCACTGGCCCTCCTGGCCCTGAGCGCGTGCTGCCGCTGGGGGGTGGCCGGCGCGGCGGGCAGCACGGTGCCCCAGCAGCATGCTGCCCCCGCAACCCCTTcgtcctcctcctcatcctcctcttcctctggccGGGCACCCCTCGACTGGCTCCTCACCGACCGCGGACCCTTTTACCGAGCCCAGGAGTACGTGGACTTCATGGAGCGCTACCGGCAGGGTTTCACCACCAGGTACAGGATCTACAG AGAGTTTGCTCGTTGGAAGGTGAATAATTTGGCCTTGGAGAGGAAAGACTTCTTTGGCCTGCCACTTCCCTTGGCCCCTGAATTCATCCGCAACATCCGCCTGCTGGGACGCCGACCCAGTCCCCAGCAGATCACCGACAGCCTCATTAAAAAGTATGGGACCCACTTCTTGCTCGCCGCCACGCTGGGAG GAGAGGAGTCCCTGACCATATTTGTGGACAAGCGCAAGCTGAGCCGGAGGGCAGAACCCACCGGGGGGGCCGGGAACAGCTCTGGGGTCTCACTGGAGACCCTGCACCAGCTGGCAGCCTCCTACTTCATCGACCGGGAGAGCACACTGCGCCGGCTCCACCACATCCAGATCGCCACGGCTGCCATCAAG GTGACCGAAACACGGACGGGGCCGCTCGGCTGCAGCAACTATGACAACCTGGACTCAGTGAGCTCCGTCCTGGTGCAGAGCCCCGAGAACAAAGTGCAGCTCCAAG GGCTGCAGACGGTGCTCCCCTCCTACCTGCGGGAGAGGTTCGTGGCAGCTGCCCTCAGCTACATCGCCTGCAGCTCAGCCGGGGAGCTGGTGTGCCGCCGGAGCGACTGCCGCTGCCAGTGCCAGCCCACCTTCCCCCGCTGCAACTGCCCTGAGGCTGATGTCCAGGCGCTGGAGAACAGCCTGACCCAGCTCCAGCGAGCCTGGGAGAGCCACCACGGCCAGTTTGAGGAGTCAG AGGAGTTTCAGGCCCTGGTGAAGAGGCTCCCCGGGGACCGTTTCCTGAACAGGACAGTCATCTCCCACTTCTGGGCCATGGACCTGGACGTCCAGCATCGCTACCAGCAGCTGGGCACCAGCTTGAAGCTGCTCTCCAGGAAAACCCACCGACTCATCCGACGGCTCTTCAACCTCAGCAAACGCTGCCACCAGCAACCTCGCTTCAAACTGCCGAAGGAGAG GTCCCTCCCTTACTGGTGGAGCCGTGCACAGTCGCTCCTGTACTGCAGTGAGACCACTGTGCCTGGGACCTTCCTGGAGGAAAGCCACAGCTGCACGTGTCCCCCCGACCAGCCCTCCTGCCAGGGCTCCATACCGTGTGCCTTGGGCGAGGGGCCAGCCTGCGCCAGCTGTGCCGAGGACAACAGCACCCGCTGCGGGACCTGCAACCACGGCTACGTGCTTGCCCAGGGCTTCTGCCGCCCCGAGGTGGCTGACTCGCTGGAGCACTATCTGGGGCTGGAGACAGACCTGCAGGACTTGGAGCTCAAGTACCTCCTGCAGAAACGGGACAGCCGCATCGAGGTGCACTCCATCTTCATCAGCAACGACATGCGCCTGGGGAGCTGGTTTGACCCCTCCTGGAGGAAGCGTATGCTCTTGACCCTGAAGAGCAACAAGTACAAGCCTGGGCTGGTTCATGTGATGTTGGCCCTCTCCCTGCAGATCTGCCTCACCAAGAACAGCACGCTGGAACCTGTCATGGCCATTTACGTCAACCCCTTTGGGGGAAGCCACTCGGAGAGCTGGTTCATGCCCGTCAGTGAGGGCAGCTTCCCAGACTGGGAAAGGACTAACGTAGATGCCTCTGCCCAGTGTCAAAACTGGACGCTCACCTTGGGCAACAAGTGGAAGACCTTCTTTGAAACGGTCCACGTCTACTTGCGGAGCCGCATCAAGTCTCTGGATGACAGCTCCAATGAGACGATCTACTATGAACCCTTGGAGATGGCAGATCCCTCCAAGAACCTGGGGTACATGAAAATCAACAGCTTGCAAGTCTTTGGCTACAGCCTGCCCTTTGAACCGGATGCTATCCATGACCTGATCCTTCAGCTGGACTACCCCTATACCCAGGGATCCCAGGACTCGGCCATGCTCCAGCTGTTGGAGATCAGGGACAGGGTGAACAGGTTGTCACCCCCTGGCAAAACCCGCCTCGACCTCTTCACGTGCTTGCTCCGCCACAGGCTCAAGTTGGCCAACAATGAGGTGGTGAGGATCCAGTCCTCCTTGAGGGCCTTCAACGCCAAGCTGCCCAACGCGGTAGAACAGGAGACAGGCAAGCTGTGCAGCTAA